One window of Gemmatimonadaceae bacterium genomic DNA carries:
- a CDS encoding isoaspartyl peptidase/L-asparaginase: MRRRRSRNIALRRVWPSVRKASCGNPSDNWLDPIDPAHPSSAGAGGRKPDDEEHYSGSHVYYDARGVAYTYGTINMNAVTAKGDVASVTTTSGLSWKIPGRVGDSPIIGAGQYCDNEVGAAGSTGRGEANIKVCGAFLAVEFMRNGDSPQEALLKVMKRVIAMTEDRLMVNGKPTFQLQYYAVNKKGEYAGACCYEGSKFAVADANGARVEDCIYMYKKSEQPTNNLSGTMIKP, encoded by the coding sequence ATGCGGCGTCGGCGCTCAAGAAATATCGCCTTAAGGCGCGTCTGGCCATCTGTCCGAAAAGCGTCTTGTGGCAACCCGAGCGACAACTGGCTCGACCCGATCGATCCCGCGCATCCGTCATCGGCGGGCGCGGGCGGCCGCAAGCCGGACGACGAAGAACACTACTCGGGCTCGCACGTCTACTACGACGCGCGCGGCGTGGCGTACACGTACGGCACGATCAACATGAACGCGGTCACCGCGAAGGGCGACGTTGCGTCGGTGACGACGACCAGCGGTCTCTCGTGGAAGATTCCCGGCCGCGTCGGCGACTCGCCGATCATCGGCGCCGGCCAGTACTGCGACAACGAAGTCGGGGCCGCCGGATCGACCGGCCGCGGCGAAGCGAACATCAAGGTCTGCGGCGCGTTCCTCGCCGTGGAGTTCATGCGCAACGGCGACTCGCCGCAGGAAGCGCTGCTCAAGGTCATGAAGCGCGTGATCGCGATGACCGAAGACCGGCTGATGGTCAACGGCAAGCCGACGTTCCAGCTGCAGTACTACGCCGTGAACAAGAAGGGCGAGTACGCGGGCGCCTGCTGCTACGAGGGCTCCAAGTTCGCCGTGGCCGACGCGAACGGCGCGCGCGTCGAAGACTGTATCTACATGTACAAGAAGTCGGAGCAGCCGACGAACAATCTGAGCGGCACGATGATCAAACCGTGA
- a CDS encoding methyl-accepting chemotaxis protein: MIPAAPTGPRSARSLRRRLVAGVAVGAIIVLGVITALGVELLKQTMAGDEDARLTNAASLSKQLVERVLAERARQVELIASAPSVISAAKKGADEAKQLGLPLRTFQDKESALEPIEARFKATRSMQVDESTNQYLKSLLPKLDINEVMVTDKYGYNAVTTSPSSDFIQSDEAWWNTAFNKGATAANATLFGKSVVVELSGVIRDGSTPVGVTKVKFGLSLVDSVLAQGGATNGTMRVDLVDSAGKVIASSGSGDRFKSFAAFDSVKCRGTSVSFKYSGDSTVPQRAAVELTNDGGWRVVAHMNESDASHAYNVARMALFGGAAVMLLLIIASLSFIGRFIERRVTGPAEELAVAAEAVANGDLSKQVNQIGGDDEIGRLARAVAAMIAELRRLATALNQSASETGSMTAEITASSEEMAASAGQIAHTAADLSQQSNLMAETIHALAGSSENLVGIASNLDAGASEGVERNARLRTLALENRARLDESSKSLQTLSGEAEASAAAIEQLAQASEEVKSFVTLVQKLARQSKLLALNAAMEAARAGDHGHGFAVVAEEVRRLAAMSSDAAERTERVVNGVLQGISDSRTSSERTVSTVKVVRGATEEGSRSFGHIEQAVAESDAWTSTIQKTVTAASGLVRDMRGKLDTLATGTESFAAAMEEVAASSQEQSASTEQIAAAAATLSGAADRLTRVVSNLRLDSGEPASVPGNRQSGPVKAPADVNIGRSVGQRPSTVS, from the coding sequence ATGATTCCTGCAGCGCCGACGGGTCCCCGCTCGGCGCGCTCACTGCGCCGGCGACTCGTCGCTGGTGTCGCGGTGGGCGCGATCATCGTGCTCGGCGTGATTACCGCCCTGGGCGTCGAGCTGTTGAAGCAAACGATGGCCGGCGACGAAGACGCTCGCCTCACGAACGCCGCGTCGCTCTCGAAGCAGCTCGTCGAGCGCGTGCTCGCCGAACGTGCGCGCCAGGTCGAGCTGATTGCGTCGGCTCCCAGCGTGATTTCGGCGGCGAAGAAGGGCGCGGATGAAGCCAAGCAGCTTGGCCTGCCGCTGCGCACGTTTCAGGACAAGGAATCGGCACTCGAGCCGATCGAGGCGCGCTTCAAGGCGACGCGCTCGATGCAGGTGGACGAGTCCACGAATCAATATTTGAAGTCGCTGCTGCCAAAGCTCGACATCAACGAAGTCATGGTGACGGACAAGTACGGCTACAACGCCGTGACCACGTCGCCTTCCTCGGATTTCATTCAGAGCGACGAAGCCTGGTGGAACACCGCGTTCAACAAGGGCGCCACGGCGGCGAACGCGACGCTGTTCGGAAAGAGCGTCGTCGTCGAGTTGTCCGGCGTCATTCGCGACGGCTCGACGCCGGTTGGCGTGACCAAGGTCAAGTTCGGTCTGTCGCTCGTCGATTCGGTGTTGGCGCAGGGCGGCGCCACCAACGGTACGATGCGCGTGGACCTGGTCGACTCGGCGGGCAAGGTCATCGCGAGCTCGGGCTCGGGCGATCGCTTCAAGTCGTTCGCCGCGTTCGATTCGGTCAAGTGTCGCGGCACGAGCGTTTCGTTCAAGTACTCGGGCGACTCGACGGTGCCGCAGCGCGCGGCGGTCGAGCTCACGAACGACGGCGGTTGGCGTGTCGTCGCGCACATGAACGAATCCGACGCGTCGCACGCGTATAACGTCGCGCGCATGGCGCTGTTCGGCGGCGCCGCGGTGATGCTGTTGCTCATCATCGCGTCCCTGTCGTTCATCGGTCGATTCATCGAGCGCCGCGTCACCGGTCCGGCCGAAGAGCTAGCGGTGGCGGCGGAAGCCGTGGCGAACGGCGATCTCTCGAAGCAGGTGAACCAGATCGGCGGCGACGACGAGATCGGACGCCTGGCGCGCGCGGTCGCGGCGATGATCGCCGAGCTGCGGCGTCTTGCGACGGCGCTGAATCAGTCGGCGTCGGAGACTGGGAGCATGACGGCCGAGATCACCGCGAGCTCCGAGGAGATGGCGGCGTCGGCGGGTCAGATCGCGCACACCGCGGCGGATCTCAGCCAGCAGTCGAATCTGATGGCCGAAACGATTCACGCGCTCGCGGGATCGTCGGAGAACCTCGTGGGCATTGCGTCGAACCTCGACGCGGGCGCCAGTGAAGGTGTCGAGCGCAACGCTCGGCTCCGGACGTTGGCGCTCGAAAATCGCGCACGACTCGACGAAAGCTCCAAGTCGCTCCAGACGCTGAGCGGGGAAGCGGAGGCCAGCGCCGCCGCGATCGAACAGCTCGCGCAGGCGTCGGAGGAAGTGAAGTCGTTCGTCACGCTCGTGCAGAAGCTGGCGCGGCAGTCGAAGCTCCTTGCGTTGAACGCGGCCATGGAAGCGGCGCGCGCCGGCGATCACGGCCACGGCTTCGCGGTCGTCGCCGAAGAAGTGCGGCGCCTGGCGGCCATGTCGTCGGACGCGGCGGAGCGTACCGAGCGCGTGGTCAACGGGGTGCTGCAGGGCATCTCGGATTCGCGGACGTCGAGCGAGCGCACCGTCTCCACGGTGAAGGTCGTGCGCGGCGCAACGGAAGAGGGCTCGCGGTCGTTCGGCCACATCGAGCAGGCGGTGGCGGAATCGGACGCGTGGACCTCGACGATTCAGAAAACTGTAACAGCGGCGAGCGGGCTGGTGCGCGACATGCGCGGCAAGCTCGACACGCTGGCGACGGGCACGGAATCATTCGCCGCGGCGATGGAAGAAGTTGCGGCCTCGAGCCAGGAGCAGAGCGCCTCGACCGAACAGATCGCGGCCGCGGCCGCGACGTTGTCGGGTGCGGCGGATCGCTTGACTCGCGTGGTGTCGAACCTCCGGCTCGACAGCGGCGAGCCGGCGTCCGTTCCCGGGAATCGGCAGAGCGGGCCTGTCAAGGCACCGGCTGATGTGAACATCGGCCGATCGGTCGGTCAGCGGCCCTCGACGGTTTCGTAA
- the leuS gene encoding leucine--tRNA ligase, translated as MTSTERAPAAEPAGYDPAAIERKWQERWEKRGTNHTDLSAGERPFYALMMFPYPSAEGLHVGNLFAFTGNDIYGRFQRLQGHTVFEPLGFDAFGIHSENFALKVGTHPAVLIPKNIDNFRRQLKRSGLMIDWRHELSTTDPDYYKWTQWVFLQLYKRGLAYKRRAAVNWCPNDKTVLANEQVIAGECERCGAKVEQRFLEQWFFRITDYAARLLHNLDWIDWSESTKQAQRNWLGRSDGAELTFRVQDLEDLVGTATIASGLSGEFTAEPVDIRVFTTRPDTVFGATYLVLAPEHPLVDVLSTEEQRDEVDAYKKRAAKQDLVSRKTTKEKTGVFTGSFAINPATQHPIPIWIADYVLMEYGTGAIMAVPGHDERDFEFANKFDLEIPRVVAPVGGDAHAPLTEPFVETANVQIVNSGQFSGLSVEDAKARIVDWLAQNGHAKPVVNFRLHDWCISRQRYWGPPIPIIYCDHCGTIPVPEKDLPVELPFVEDFRPDDTGISPLARVESWYRVPCPTCGREARRETDVSDTFLDSAWYFLRYPSTDFDDVAFDETLTAKWLPVTSYIGGNEHAVLHLLYSRFVTMVLYDAGLLAFEEPFVKFRAHGMIIREGAKMSKSRGNVVNPDEYIERWGADTFRTYLMFLGPYEEGGDFRDQSIAGVRRFLDRVWSSAAGATTAGAPDAQVMRKLHQTIKKVSEDVPALSYNTAIAAMMEYLNVVRRNERTPHRAEVEPLVQLVAPFAPHVAEELWEQFGHAESVFDAGWPSYDPAQAAEDLITIAVQVNGKTRGTIQIPPAGGQAEALTAAMAEESIAKFVSGAPKKVIFVPGRLLNIVA; from the coding sequence ATGACATCGACAGAGCGAGCACCAGCCGCGGAGCCGGCCGGCTATGACCCTGCCGCCATCGAACGGAAATGGCAGGAACGTTGGGAGAAGCGCGGTACGAACCACACCGACCTCTCCGCCGGTGAGCGTCCGTTCTATGCCCTCATGATGTTCCCGTATCCCTCGGCGGAGGGGCTGCACGTCGGCAACCTCTTCGCCTTCACGGGAAACGACATCTATGGACGATTCCAGCGGCTTCAAGGGCACACGGTCTTTGAGCCGCTGGGCTTCGACGCGTTCGGCATCCATTCCGAGAACTTCGCGCTGAAGGTGGGGACCCATCCCGCGGTCCTCATCCCTAAGAACATCGACAACTTCAGGCGGCAGCTTAAGCGCTCGGGCCTGATGATCGATTGGCGGCACGAGCTGTCGACTACCGACCCCGACTATTACAAGTGGACCCAGTGGGTTTTCCTGCAGCTCTACAAGCGGGGACTGGCCTATAAGCGGCGCGCGGCCGTGAACTGGTGCCCGAACGACAAGACCGTGCTGGCGAACGAGCAGGTCATCGCCGGCGAATGCGAGCGGTGCGGCGCCAAGGTCGAACAGCGGTTCCTGGAACAGTGGTTCTTCCGGATCACGGATTACGCCGCTCGGCTGCTGCACAATCTGGATTGGATCGACTGGTCCGAGTCCACCAAGCAGGCTCAGCGCAACTGGCTCGGCCGGTCTGACGGCGCGGAGCTGACGTTCCGCGTGCAGGATCTGGAGGATCTGGTCGGCACGGCGACGATCGCGAGCGGGCTCTCGGGCGAGTTCACGGCGGAGCCGGTGGACATTCGTGTGTTCACGACGCGTCCGGATACCGTGTTCGGCGCCACGTATCTGGTGTTGGCGCCGGAGCATCCGTTGGTCGACGTGTTGTCGACCGAGGAGCAGCGCGACGAGGTGGACGCGTACAAGAAGCGCGCGGCGAAGCAGGACCTGGTGTCGCGGAAGACGACGAAGGAGAAGACGGGCGTCTTCACGGGGTCGTTCGCGATCAATCCGGCGACGCAGCACCCGATTCCGATCTGGATCGCCGACTACGTGCTGATGGAATACGGCACGGGCGCGATCATGGCGGTGCCGGGCCACGACGAGCGGGATTTCGAGTTTGCTAATAAGTTCGATCTCGAGATTCCGCGTGTCGTTGCGCCGGTCGGCGGCGACGCGCATGCGCCGCTGACCGAGCCGTTCGTCGAGACGGCGAACGTGCAGATCGTGAACTCCGGGCAGTTCTCGGGCTTGAGCGTCGAGGACGCGAAGGCGCGCATCGTGGATTGGCTGGCGCAGAACGGCCACGCCAAGCCGGTGGTGAACTTCCGGCTGCACGACTGGTGCATCTCCCGGCAGCGGTACTGGGGTCCGCCGATCCCCATCATCTATTGCGACCATTGTGGTACCATTCCGGTACCAGAGAAGGATCTGCCGGTCGAGCTGCCGTTCGTCGAGGATTTCAGGCCCGACGACACGGGCATCTCGCCCTTGGCGCGGGTAGAGTCGTGGTATCGCGTGCCGTGTCCGACGTGCGGCCGCGAGGCGCGCCGCGAGACGGACGTGTCCGACACGTTCCTCGACAGCGCGTGGTATTTCCTGCGCTACCCGAGCACCGATTTCGACGACGTGGCGTTCGACGAGACGCTGACGGCCAAATGGCTGCCGGTGACCTCGTACATCGGCGGGAACGAGCACGCCGTATTGCACTTGTTATATTCGCGTTTCGTGACGATGGTGCTGTACGACGCCGGCCTGCTCGCGTTCGAGGAGCCGTTCGTGAAGTTTCGCGCGCACGGCATGATCATTCGCGAAGGCGCCAAGATGTCGAAGAGCCGCGGCAACGTGGTGAACCCCGACGAGTACATCGAGCGGTGGGGCGCCGACACGTTCCGCACGTACCTCATGTTCCTGGGGCCGTACGAGGAAGGCGGAGATTTCCGCGATCAGAGCATCGCCGGCGTCCGCCGGTTTCTCGATCGGGTGTGGTCGTCGGCCGCCGGGGCGACCACCGCGGGTGCGCCGGACGCGCAGGTGATGCGCAAGCTGCACCAGACGATCAAGAAGGTCAGCGAGGACGTGCCCGCGCTGAGCTACAACACGGCGATCGCGGCGATGATGGAGTACCTCAACGTCGTGCGTCGCAACGAACGCACGCCGCACCGCGCCGAAGTCGAGCCGCTGGTGCAGCTGGTCGCTCCGTTCGCGCCGCACGTGGCCGAGGAGCTATGGGAACAGTTCGGCCACGCCGAGAGTGTCTTCGACGCCGGCTGGCCGTCGTACGATCCGGCGCAGGCGGCGGAAGACCTGATCACGATCGCGGTGCAGGTCAACGGGAAGACGCGCGGAACGATCCAGATCCCGCCCGCGGGAGGTCAGGCCGAGGCGCTCACGGCGGCGATGGCCGAAGAGAGTATCGCGAAATTTGTGAGCGGGGCGCCGAAGAAAGTGATCTTCGTCCCGG